In one Chitinophaga sancti genomic region, the following are encoded:
- a CDS encoding MutS-related protein, giving the protein MSEALPIEKEIIRLFDYTLHPSSSQRLYDIFSGPRLSFSATLERQQLLQAFLFHWERILGFTYHKADLQEVYQFTTYIELPESSIFQYFGKDKYQLQGRCMQAIRLLRNIYGKYLLPLLGTPLLEDFAGPAKAYYEALEIDKLPKELTFQQIFAFAAKLVMCRERGITARFWDALFEYEAWWSLAMGTRKHGFSIPAFSADNFVIKQFWHPMVENPVKNTLQTTCNMIVLTGPNMSGKSTTLKAIGLCVALAHLGLAVPAEDCRIPFYDQVLIAINVTDDLKNGFSHFMQEIVHLKHTAMQAKEGQRCFAIFDEIFRGTNIDDAMEVTETTIRGLSQFKQCHFIISTHLYQLQGALPVALYEPYQLRAGIRDGVPVNSYQLDRGWSDLKFGRLIFEREGLAKLLE; this is encoded by the coding sequence ATGTCCGAAGCTTTACCCATAGAAAAGGAGATCATCCGTTTGTTTGACTATACCCTGCATCCTTCTTCCAGCCAGCGCCTCTACGACATATTTTCGGGACCTCGTTTATCCTTTTCAGCGACGCTGGAGCGGCAGCAGTTATTACAGGCATTTTTATTTCACTGGGAGCGGATCCTGGGGTTTACCTATCATAAGGCGGATCTGCAGGAGGTGTATCAGTTTACGACCTATATTGAGCTACCCGAAAGCTCTATATTTCAATACTTTGGGAAAGACAAGTACCAGTTGCAGGGCAGGTGTATGCAAGCGATCCGATTGCTGCGGAATATTTATGGAAAATACCTGCTGCCATTACTGGGTACTCCTTTGCTGGAAGATTTTGCCGGGCCGGCGAAGGCGTATTATGAGGCGCTGGAAATAGACAAATTACCGAAGGAGCTGACTTTTCAGCAGATCTTTGCATTTGCTGCGAAGTTGGTAATGTGCAGAGAGCGGGGCATAACGGCGAGGTTCTGGGATGCTTTGTTTGAATATGAGGCCTGGTGGTCGCTGGCTATGGGAACACGGAAGCATGGGTTTTCGATTCCGGCCTTTTCTGCGGATAATTTTGTGATAAAGCAGTTCTGGCACCCAATGGTGGAGAACCCGGTCAAAAACACCCTGCAAACGACGTGTAATATGATCGTATTAACGGGTCCGAATATGTCGGGGAAGTCGACGACCTTAAAAGCGATCGGGCTTTGTGTGGCATTGGCGCATTTGGGGCTGGCGGTGCCGGCGGAGGATTGCAGGATCCCGTTTTATGACCAGGTGTTGATTGCTATTAATGTGACGGATGATCTGAAGAATGGGTTTAGTCATTTTATGCAGGAGATCGTGCATTTGAAGCATACGGCGATGCAGGCGAAGGAAGGGCAGCGGTGTTTTGCGATCTTTGATGAGATCTTCAGGGGTACGAATATCGATGATGCGATGGAGGTGACGGAGACGACGATTAGGGGATTGAGTCAGTTTAAGCAGTGTCATTTTATTATATCTACGCATTTGTACCAGTTGCAGGGGGCATTGCCGGTGGCGTTGTATGAGCCTTACCAGTTGCGGGCGGGGATACGGGATGGGGTGCCAGTGAATAGTTATCAGCTGGATAGGGGCTGGTCTGATTTGAAGTTTGGAAGGCTGATATTTGAGCGGGAGGGGTTGGCGAAGTTGTTGGAATAA
- a CDS encoding HD domain-containing protein, whose translation MMTLEKAIEIAVSAHHGQKDKYGAPYIAHVLRVMNMGITPEEKIVGVLHDVVEDTDWTFEQLADEGLAPELVEALKGVTKLSEDEDYDHFVNRTLQNPLSCAVKMNDLIDNMDVKRIPEVTEKDVARLNKYLKAYRKIAAKRIAQ comes from the coding sequence ATGATGACATTAGAAAAAGCCATTGAAATCGCCGTTTCTGCCCATCATGGACAGAAAGATAAATACGGCGCCCCCTACATTGCACATGTACTAAGAGTAATGAATATGGGCATTACCCCCGAAGAAAAAATCGTAGGCGTATTACATGACGTCGTCGAAGATACAGACTGGACTTTCGAACAACTGGCTGATGAAGGATTGGCACCGGAATTAGTAGAAGCATTGAAAGGCGTGACTAAATTATCTGAGGATGAAGACTATGATCATTTTGTAAATAGGACCTTGCAAAATCCATTGTCCTGTGCCGTAAAAATGAACGACCTTATTGATAATATGGATGTGAAACGCATTCCGGAAGTGACAGAAAAAGACGTGGCGAGATTAAATAAATACCTAAAAGCGTATAGGAAAATTGCCGCGAAGCGGATTGCTCAATAA
- a CDS encoding type II toxin-antitoxin system RelE/ParE family toxin, which yields MIVSIQHKGLKRLWTKNDASKLPQDQVSKIRTILFLLNNAQKVDDMNFPGSNLHPLKGDLNE from the coding sequence ATGATCGTCAGTATACAGCATAAAGGGCTTAAACGCCTTTGGACAAAAAACGATGCGTCCAAGCTGCCACAAGATCAGGTAAGCAAGATCAGAACCATTTTGTTCCTGCTTAACAACGCCCAAAAAGTGGACGATATGAACTTTCCAGGTTCCAATTTGCACCCGTTAAAAGGAGATTTAAACGAATAG
- a CDS encoding HigA family addiction module antitoxin, which produces MLKRGMPPVHPGNVLRELYLEPLGLTNGDAAANLGVTRKTLSLLLNEHQGISAEMALRLAKAFGTTPELWMNMQRDFDLWNAGKKVAITKIKAFRRVKKAPAENVVLKG; this is translated from the coding sequence ATGCTAAAAAGAGGAATGCCGCCCGTTCATCCGGGCAATGTATTAAGAGAATTATATTTAGAACCGCTGGGCCTGACAAACGGCGATGCAGCGGCCAATCTTGGTGTTACCCGTAAAACATTGTCTTTGTTGTTAAACGAACACCAGGGCATCAGTGCGGAAATGGCGTTACGCCTTGCCAAAGCCTTTGGCACTACACCAGAATTATGGATGAATATGCAACGTGATTTCGATTTGTGGAATGCAGGAAAGAAAGTGGCGATTACAAAGATTAAAGCATTTCGCCGTGTTAAAAAGGCTCCTGCCGAAAATGTTGTATTGAAGGGCTAG
- a CDS encoding DNA-binding protein: MKDLTNSVVDRKNILNNDVAIKEIYDQIGFHGVMFDSKYRYTKGQLAYFFEVDVRTIERLLENNNDELVESGYELFTGRRLRELREAFVTSKSNFQSDVPGINVGDIQELINNQSISSKAASIGIFTFKAFLNIGMLLTNSERAKDVRQAILNIVIDVLNKKLGGSTKYINQREEEFLPSAIREYNYRQAFTNALDHYIHENKFKYAQLTDKIYKSIFKENAKEYRQILNLNSKGNAHFTMYSEVLNIIVSYESGFADFLKKEYEKTNQKLRLSEAHIVFKIFEELMDETLEPLREKARGLMASRDMTFRDALDEKLKDYVSNVSTDDFNKFLGEKSKSLEERIEENRDVFIRLKER, encoded by the coding sequence ATGAAGGATTTAACGAACTCAGTTGTTGATAGAAAAAATATATTAAATAATGATGTAGCGATCAAGGAAATCTACGATCAAATAGGTTTTCATGGAGTTATGTTTGACAGTAAATATCGTTACACTAAAGGGCAATTGGCTTACTTTTTTGAAGTTGATGTAAGAACAATTGAACGACTCCTTGAAAACAATAATGATGAACTCGTAGAAAGTGGGTATGAATTATTCACAGGTAGGAGGCTGAGGGAATTGCGGGAGGCTTTTGTTACCTCTAAATCAAATTTTCAATCTGATGTTCCCGGCATTAATGTCGGAGACATCCAAGAATTAATTAATAATCAATCGATTAGTTCTAAAGCGGCGAGTATTGGTATTTTTACCTTTAAGGCCTTTTTAAATATAGGAATGTTGCTAACAAACTCGGAAAGAGCAAAAGATGTTAGGCAAGCTATTTTGAATATTGTTATTGACGTCCTTAATAAGAAGCTTGGAGGAAGCACTAAGTATATTAATCAACGTGAGGAAGAATTTTTGCCAAGTGCTATAAGAGAATACAATTATAGACAAGCCTTTACCAATGCCTTAGATCATTATATCCATGAAAATAAATTTAAATATGCACAGTTAACGGATAAGATTTATAAAAGTATTTTTAAGGAAAATGCTAAAGAGTACCGACAAATTTTAAATCTTAATTCAAAGGGAAATGCGCATTTCACAATGTACTCAGAGGTTCTTAATATTATTGTAAGTTATGAAAGTGGATTTGCGGATTTTTTAAAGAAGGAATACGAAAAGACCAATCAAAAACTAAGGCTTTCAGAAGCTCATATCGTTTTTAAAATATTTGAGGAACTAATGGATGAAACGCTAGAGCCTTTAAGAGAGAAAGCTCGTGGTCTAATGGCGAGTAGAGATATGACGTTTCGAGATGCACTGGATGAAAAGCTAAAAGACTACGTTTCAAACGTTAGTACAGATGACTTTAATAAATTTTTAGGAGAGAAAAGCAAGTCATTGGAAGAACGAATTGAGGAAAATAGAGACGTTTTTATTCGTTTAAAAGAGCGATAG
- a CDS encoding type II toxin-antitoxin system death-on-curing family toxin yields MELLYFDLDHAIKAHDKVLEVSGGLSGILHSGRLESILTHVQNDDYYSSFEEKLTHIVFSAITSHCFSDGNKRTSIALGAYFMGINGLDIFVDKFIIEMENICVHVANNLIDKELLQEIITSIIEDEDYSEELKLKIIASIG; encoded by the coding sequence ATGGAATTATTATATTTTGATTTGGACCATGCAATTAAGGCGCATGACAAGGTATTAGAGGTCTCAGGTGGATTGTCTGGAATTTTACATAGTGGTAGATTAGAAAGCATCTTAACACATGTTCAAAATGATGATTACTATTCATCATTTGAAGAAAAATTAACTCATATTGTTTTCTCGGCTATTACATCACATTGTTTTTCTGATGGTAATAAAAGAACATCTATTGCTTTAGGTGCTTATTTTATGGGAATTAACGGGCTGGATATATTCGTCGATAAATTTATTATAGAGATGGAAAATATTTGTGTCCACGTAGCTAATAATCTAATCGATAAGGAATTGCTCCAGGAAATAATAACATCAATTATAGAGGATGAAGATTACAGCGAAGAACTAAAGTTAAAAATAATAGCGTCAATAGGTTGA
- a CDS encoding M1 family metallopeptidase — MKYLFLLLFPVTVFAQVVTLREVAVRPGQGLEIVKKMIAAIPRNYDTGAYQMTAFYQENIRLAEDTLNYNESELAIKGDQWKVTKSGRKKSFSNNPDFAFYNWISHISNAPGGALHEDIIKYANTKYSILNPGYFRYYNYYVDTLMEDQLVITVMPKDRNKKAFVSARLFLDTADLALVKCEMQASPAGIRHVNRHGRGGIRYSMMAAYLKASMEFEQIKVVMTYQKRGGKYYLQDVRRHWETVVNSKKRRIKDAPWRADFLLSVKSVDAGMGSVLVDSSQLKPLNSSVNREVSYSDTGVSSTNTKASSSNTKIPPPDTCRSSLSQHSIVSSRPQNFTHADTLRGMLSPLRSCYDVTFYHLDAEVDLNQHSISGNTLMRYKIISSFNRMQVDLYANMRIQKILFKGQSLQYTREANAVFIQFPGLQPAGEEQEISIYYEGVPQVPDKSIPMNGGVLWDQDDLGNPWAQVVCQGSGASLWWPCKDHLSDEPDSMRIWITVPEGFSEISNGSLLRQVPLPDHKTRYEWAVSYPINNYNVTFSIGKYTHYMDQGVNYYVMPYHQEQAKVYFREVPAMLACYEKHFGPYPFPKDGFTLVESLYPMEHQSGVCIGKIPADPHPEFAFMVWHEAAHEWWGNNISCKDIADMWIHEAFAAYAESVYAGCRDGAVMMREFLNDQRAQVKNKCPVTGFYNVNDIFYDINDMYTKGSLMLYTLQNVINDSARWQRLLPAIQEHFRYQTLSAAELEQFICAFTGKDYHYLFDQYLHYTRIPRLEYSLAEKGANLMVKYRWVADVADFRMPARVKGQGFIYPTLEWKTLTLHNQTAGDFEIDDENFYIEVEEEE, encoded by the coding sequence ATGAAGTATTTGTTTCTCCTGTTGTTTCCCGTGACCGTTTTTGCCCAGGTTGTTACACTCCGGGAGGTAGCTGTTCGCCCGGGGCAGGGATTGGAAATTGTAAAAAAGATGATTGCCGCTATTCCCCGGAACTATGATACTGGGGCCTATCAAATGACTGCATTTTACCAGGAGAATATCCGGCTGGCGGAGGATACCCTGAATTATAATGAATCTGAATTAGCAATAAAAGGAGATCAGTGGAAGGTGACAAAGTCCGGCCGAAAAAAATCTTTCTCCAATAATCCTGATTTCGCGTTTTACAACTGGATCAGTCATATTTCAAATGCACCGGGAGGGGCATTGCATGAGGATATCATAAAATATGCGAATACGAAGTATTCAATATTGAACCCCGGTTATTTCAGGTATTATAATTACTACGTGGATACTTTGATGGAGGATCAGCTGGTGATAACGGTGATGCCGAAGGATCGTAATAAGAAAGCATTTGTGAGTGCGCGCTTATTTTTAGATACGGCAGATTTGGCGCTGGTGAAGTGTGAAATGCAAGCTAGTCCGGCAGGGATCAGGCATGTGAACAGACATGGCAGAGGGGGGATCCGGTATTCAATGATGGCGGCTTATCTGAAAGCGTCTATGGAGTTTGAGCAGATAAAGGTGGTGATGACGTATCAAAAGCGGGGTGGAAAGTATTATTTGCAGGATGTAAGAAGGCATTGGGAAACGGTGGTGAATAGTAAAAAGCGGCGCATAAAAGATGCGCCCTGGCGGGCGGATTTTCTGCTTTCGGTAAAGTCGGTGGATGCAGGTATGGGAAGTGTTCTGGTAGATTCATCTCAGCTTAAACCATTAAATTCTTCTGTTAATAGAGAAGTTTCTTATTCAGATACAGGTGTTTCTTCTACTAATACAAAAGCTTCTTCTTCAAATACGAAAATCCCCCCTCCAGATACGTGTCGTTCCTCCTTGTCTCAACATTCAATTGTTTCCAGCCGGCCGCAGAATTTTACCCATGCTGATACACTCAGGGGAATGTTGTCTCCGCTCCGCTCCTGCTATGATGTGACTTTTTATCATTTGGATGCGGAAGTTGATCTTAACCAGCATTCCATCAGTGGCAATACGCTTATGCGGTATAAAATCATCTCCTCTTTCAACAGGATGCAGGTAGACCTCTATGCGAATATGCGCATTCAAAAGATCCTGTTCAAAGGGCAGTCTTTGCAATATACCCGCGAGGCAAACGCTGTCTTTATTCAGTTTCCAGGGTTGCAGCCTGCAGGTGAAGAGCAGGAGATCTCTATATATTATGAAGGAGTGCCCCAGGTACCGGATAAAAGTATTCCTATGAATGGTGGGGTGTTATGGGATCAGGATGACCTGGGAAATCCCTGGGCACAGGTGGTGTGTCAGGGATCAGGAGCTAGTTTATGGTGGCCCTGTAAGGATCATTTATCTGACGAACCGGATAGTATGCGGATCTGGATCACGGTGCCGGAGGGGTTTTCAGAAATCTCTAATGGTAGCTTACTGCGACAGGTACCGCTACCTGATCACAAGACCAGGTATGAATGGGCGGTGAGTTATCCTATTAATAATTACAATGTCACATTTAGTATTGGAAAGTATACTCACTATATGGATCAGGGTGTGAACTACTACGTGATGCCCTATCACCAGGAGCAGGCAAAAGTTTATTTCAGGGAAGTGCCGGCAATGTTAGCGTGTTACGAAAAGCATTTTGGCCCCTACCCTTTTCCGAAGGATGGTTTTACATTGGTAGAAAGCCTTTACCCCATGGAGCACCAAAGTGGTGTATGTATCGGAAAGATCCCTGCGGACCCTCATCCTGAATTTGCCTTTATGGTCTGGCATGAGGCGGCACATGAGTGGTGGGGAAATAATATCAGTTGTAAAGACATTGCGGATATGTGGATCCATGAGGCTTTTGCGGCTTATGCAGAAAGTGTATATGCGGGGTGCCGGGACGGAGCGGTGATGATGCGGGAGTTTTTAAATGATCAGCGGGCGCAGGTAAAGAACAAGTGCCCGGTAACCGGGTTTTACAATGTGAATGACATCTTTTATGATATCAATGATATGTATACCAAGGGAAGCCTGATGTTGTACACCTTACAAAATGTGATCAATGACAGTGCGCGCTGGCAACGTTTACTACCTGCTATCCAGGAGCATTTCCGTTACCAGACTTTATCTGCTGCTGAGCTGGAGCAGTTTATCTGCGCTTTTACAGGAAAGGATTATCATTATTTATTCGATCAGTATCTCCATTACACCCGTATTCCCCGTTTGGAATATTCTCTTGCTGAAAAGGGGGCTAACTTAATGGTGAAGTATCGCTGGGTGGCAGATGTTGCGGATTTCCGCATGCCGGCGAGGGTGAAGGGCCAGGGATTTATTTATCCTACGCTTGAATGGAAGACCCTGACCCTTCATAACCAGACGGCAGGGGATTTTGAAATAGATGATGAGAATTTCTATATAGAGGTGGAGGAGGAGGAATAA
- a CDS encoding helix-turn-helix domain-containing protein: MHLTFNTLMLLGTLQGFIMCGLLFFSTKNKYANRLLGILILLITLAVLNMYLEGVSRLPDVIRFILNFLPLIIVMPFGPLIFFYVRSITDPDFRLSRQDRRHFWPVVLDVVPQAVAAIYVGGIIVGLFARNSQPWVKFIDTYNVYSDIPRWASISTYLFLSYRHLEGFNLAKDRLKWMKQFTGVFMAFQVLWLIYLIPYVIPQLTDKLLDAVDWYPIYIPMVMIVYFLGIKGLLLPERETKASPAPLEERLIATVVPLLKKAMEEDRLFLNPALNLTLLSEHIAIPPKSISAVLNQHLNKSFNEFVNSYRIEAFKKKVSEPGFEQLTIMGLALECGFNSLPTFQRAFKNMVGMSPKEYIKMNDQIRI, from the coding sequence ATGCATCTTACTTTCAATACATTGATGTTGTTGGGAACCCTCCAGGGGTTCATTATGTGTGGACTACTTTTCTTTTCCACTAAGAACAAATATGCGAATCGCCTGCTGGGGATCCTGATCTTATTAATCACCCTGGCAGTATTGAATATGTACCTGGAAGGTGTGTCCAGGCTGCCTGATGTTATCCGCTTTATCCTGAATTTTTTGCCATTGATCATCGTGATGCCCTTTGGACCATTGATCTTTTTTTATGTCAGGTCGATCACCGATCCGGATTTTCGTTTAAGCCGGCAGGATCGCCGGCATTTCTGGCCAGTGGTCCTGGATGTAGTGCCCCAGGCGGTGGCTGCCATCTATGTAGGGGGCATAATCGTGGGCCTGTTCGCAAGAAATAGCCAGCCCTGGGTGAAATTTATAGATACCTATAATGTGTATTCGGATATACCCCGCTGGGCATCGATTAGCACCTATCTGTTTCTTTCTTACCGGCATCTGGAAGGTTTCAACCTGGCAAAAGACCGTTTGAAATGGATGAAACAATTTACCGGGGTGTTCATGGCTTTCCAGGTACTATGGTTAATTTATTTAATACCCTATGTAATCCCTCAGCTGACGGATAAGCTCCTGGATGCGGTGGATTGGTACCCCATATATATCCCGATGGTAATGATCGTGTACTTTTTAGGGATCAAAGGCTTGTTGCTGCCGGAAAGGGAGACAAAGGCCAGTCCTGCCCCGCTGGAGGAACGACTGATTGCCACTGTGGTGCCTTTATTGAAAAAAGCCATGGAGGAGGATCGATTATTCCTGAACCCGGCATTGAACCTTACATTATTATCTGAGCATATTGCTATTCCTCCCAAAAGTATTTCGGCGGTTTTAAATCAGCATCTGAATAAGAGCTTCAATGAATTTGTAAATAGTTACCGTATTGAGGCTTTCAAAAAAAAGGTCTCGGAGCCCGGTTTTGAACAGCTTACGATTATGGGGCTTGCCCTGGAATGTGGGTTTAATTCGCTCCCCACTTTTCAGCGGGCCTTCAAAAATATGGTGGGGATGTCACCAAAAGAATACATCAAAATGAATGATCAAATCCGGATTTGA
- a CDS encoding HAD family hydrolase: MKGIKNIIFDLGGVILNIDYQATNKAFADLGVADFTSLYSQFKGNKLFDDLETGRVSTEDFLAEMLKHAPEGTTAQQVIDAWNAMLLDFPLRRLQLLQQLRQHYNLYLLSNTNAIHLAAFNKILENSRGIPSLAEFFDRTYYSHLIGYRKPEKESYQLVLDENGLKPGETLFIDDTLPNIEGATAVGVQTIHLLAPKTITDIFK, from the coding sequence ATGAAAGGCATTAAAAATATCATTTTTGACCTCGGCGGTGTGATCCTGAATATCGACTACCAGGCGACAAACAAGGCATTTGCAGACCTGGGTGTGGCGGACTTTACCAGTTTGTACAGTCAGTTCAAAGGCAATAAACTGTTCGACGACCTGGAAACGGGGAGGGTGAGTACAGAAGATTTCCTGGCAGAGATGCTGAAGCATGCTCCGGAAGGCACTACAGCACAGCAGGTCATTGATGCCTGGAATGCCATGCTGCTGGACTTTCCCCTGCGCAGATTGCAGTTATTGCAGCAACTGAGGCAGCATTATAACCTGTATTTGCTGAGTAATACAAATGCTATTCACCTGGCGGCGTTTAATAAAATCCTGGAAAATAGCAGGGGAATCCCTTCATTGGCGGAGTTTTTTGACAGGACATACTATTCTCATCTGATTGGCTACCGCAAACCAGAAAAAGAATCTTACCAGCTGGTATTGGATGAGAACGGGTTGAAACCTGGGGAGACCTTATTTATTGATGACACCCTTCCCAATATAGAAGGGGCTACAGCGGTCGGTGTGCAGACCATTCATCTTCTTGCACCCAAAACCATTACGGACATATTTAAATAG
- a CDS encoding DUF4834 family protein, translated as MNPINIIITVIVCYILYKFVFNLVLPMYQTAKQVRRQMGDIQDRMRQQYEQEQQYYQQQQQPDNFNRQQAKPKADKGDYLDFEEIK; from the coding sequence ATGAATCCGATTAATATTATTATAACAGTAATTGTTTGCTATATACTCTATAAGTTCGTCTTTAACCTGGTATTACCCATGTACCAGACCGCAAAGCAGGTACGCCGCCAGATGGGCGACATCCAGGACCGTATGCGTCAGCAGTACGAACAGGAACAACAGTATTATCAGCAACAACAGCAGCCGGATAATTTCAACCGCCAGCAGGCCAAGCCTAAAGCAGATAAAGGAGATTACCTCGATTTTGAGGAAATCAAGTAA
- a CDS encoding TM2 domain-containing protein, with protein MTDFSFAMLPGVDQEELLWLQELTKDYSDDNKRKFIALYQGRRKDPQTVLICCLIGLVCCAGIHRFVLNQIGMGILYLFTGGLCLIGTIVDAVNHRKLAWEYNKKAAMEAASLVKQY; from the coding sequence ATGACCGATTTCTCCTTTGCCATGTTACCTGGCGTTGACCAGGAAGAACTCCTGTGGCTGCAGGAACTTACTAAAGATTATAGCGACGACAATAAACGCAAGTTTATAGCCCTGTACCAGGGCCGCCGTAAAGACCCCCAGACCGTACTCATTTGCTGTCTGATAGGACTGGTATGCTGCGCTGGTATCCACCGCTTCGTACTCAACCAGATAGGGATGGGTATCCTATACTTATTCACCGGCGGACTGTGTCTTATCGGAACAATCGTCGATGCTGTAAACCACCGCAAACTGGCATGGGAATATAACAAAAAGGCTGCCATGGAAGCCGCTTCCCTGGTCAAACAGTACTAA
- a CDS encoding DUF2752 domain-containing protein translates to MSINQYIQRINIELIIWPVALILLYCMNPAADGNFSLCPFKWLGFTWCPGCGLGHGIHYLLHGNLKNAIHYHVLSPFAVAVLLHRTYQVGKSQLRLKNNHT, encoded by the coding sequence ATGTCGATTAATCAATACATACAACGCATTAACATAGAGTTAATCATTTGGCCCGTTGCCTTAATATTACTGTATTGCATGAATCCGGCCGCAGATGGCAATTTTAGCCTCTGCCCCTTCAAATGGCTCGGATTTACCTGGTGCCCGGGATGTGGATTGGGACATGGCATCCATTATTTATTGCATGGGAATCTGAAGAATGCAATCCATTATCATGTGTTAAGCCCTTTTGCGGTAGCAGTATTGTTGCATAGAACCTACCAGGTTGGCAAATCACAATTGAGACTTAAAAACAATCATACATGA
- a CDS encoding ribosome maturation factor RimP, with product MANEQVITSIREHADAMLAEYPEYFVVDIRIKPTNNVKLFVDGDNGVPVDKLVSFNRNLYARLEAATLFPDNDFSLEVSSPGLDEPLKLHRQFVKNIGRKVAITLLDGSEKEGTLLAATEEALTIEETIGKKKEKKTTDINLNEIKHTKVCIVF from the coding sequence ATGGCAAACGAACAAGTGATAACAAGCATCCGGGAGCATGCAGATGCTATGCTCGCTGAATATCCGGAATATTTTGTGGTCGATATCAGGATAAAGCCCACTAATAATGTAAAGCTATTTGTGGACGGTGATAATGGTGTACCTGTGGATAAGCTGGTCTCATTCAACCGTAATTTGTACGCGAGGCTGGAAGCAGCGACGTTGTTCCCTGACAACGATTTCTCTCTGGAAGTCTCCTCCCCCGGACTGGACGAACCTTTGAAACTGCACCGTCAATTTGTCAAGAACATTGGAAGAAAGGTAGCTATAACCCTGCTGGATGGTTCCGAAAAGGAAGGCACCCTGCTGGCGGCTACGGAAGAGGCGCTGACAATTGAGGAGACGATTGGTAAGAAGAAAGAGAAAAAAACTACAGACATAAACCTTAACGAAATCAAGCACACCAAGGTGTGCATCGTGTTTTAA